AATTTCCCATTAAACAACAATATGGGCAGACTTGAAACTTGTTTAGGACAAATAACATTAACTATAAGGCAAGCATATGTATAAGTTCTGCATGTTATGGCTTGGGATACGTCAAGCTTGAATTAGTCAACGAAAACCCTTAATTATGTTGACCCAAGTAATATTTTTCACGTGCAATTATACCTTCTCCATCTATAGGAAGAATTTAACTATATATTATATGGCACAATTTAAAGCTTACGTCAACCGGACATTCTTGCAGGACTTTTGGCTGATAAAGTTGAATCCAGAGACAATTTTAAGACTCGGGGTGGGGGGTGAGAATTATAGAAAACGTTTTACATGAATATCTAGCAAGACATGAGAAATATTTAGAACCACTGTATAATAATATATAGCTTTCCAACCCTTGAAGCTAAAGACTTGGAAATTTTACTTaggtttataattttttaattattagtcCTCATCATTAAGCGCATCAAATATAAATCCATATATCATTCAAGCTTAGCCAAAAAGAAAATTATCTTTCATGATACACATttgttgaacaaaaaaaaaaaaacatgatacACACATATGGTTCAATATGTAGGGCACATTATTACATCCCATTTTGAGCTTAAGATTTCTCTAATCACTGAAATTTACAAAGAAACTTGCAAAATAGCCTCTTCATAATTCTATCTATAAAGCTGTAATGGTTGAATATTGGGCCATTTTTAACATCATATACCATAAATAGTTATTACTTACTGAGAGGAACTAATAACATAACTTTTCAATGCTTTAATCAAGAAGTTGTGTTTAGAGTACATTCAAACACACCCAAATACAttattcaatttcattcatatacaTTGACTACCTAAGCATCAAACTTTCTATGTGATAAGtacatatatatgattttatagCTCAAGAGCATCTTATTCATGCTTTCTCCACCCTTTCATTCATATGAATATGATTCTATGCAGAAACACGTacgtgtgtgtgtatatatatacatatatcatgtATGTTACCATTTTGGGCAGTTAAAAATCAGCAGAACAATCAATGGAAATTATAAGTTGAAGCACCACCCATTTGTTCACCCCAAGACAAAATTGTAAAGGCTTTCTTGAGTTTTGTGCTTAGACTGGACTGTTACTGGCACAACAATGTGACTACTCAAGTTAGTGCATGCATGCAGTTTTTATGTTCTGTGATATGGTCCACCATTTCTTCACTGCCAATGCATGAGTTTTCATTGGCAGATACACCAAGGTTTCTATgttaatttatttccaataacAACACGAACTGCTTCGTAACAACTCACATATATATTTACAGACACATTCCATATAGCATCCATGATTCAGCATTTGTTAGTATTTTCATATAGTCCACAAGAGTCAGTCTAAACTAGCTTGTGTCAGCAGTTCCAGAAACACACACGCGAAAggaataattaaattatgattttttaatgaattaatctaaCTTATTAGATTTTATGGAACCTTTAATATTCATTCTTCCAAAGCTTTGAAAATAGTAACCCAATGTAATCTTTTTAACCAAAAAAAGAAGAGATAATCAAACATCAGCCTAGGATTAAACAAGTATTATCCTTAATAATGTTCAAAAGTTCGTCTGCCCAAGTGGATTAACAAATAGCCCTTTGATTAGGCCTCAAACCTTCAAATATTCCATCTGCTTTATTGGCTCAAAATTTTGTATAAACCTAACACTTTCATGACATGTGtgtgttttgtgttttgttttaGCTGTCACCAACATTAGCAAAAGATGAATCTAGGTTTTGTCTTTTTGCCTTACAATATAGATCTGattgttattatattttaattggtGTCTAATGACATTACTAATTAAGACTGATGTTGATTATATAACAAAAGTGTAAGTATTAGATTATTTTTCTTCATAGAATTTAGTGAAAGTAATATATAAAGAATTAACATATTTTTCAAATGACAATCAACTAACTTTTAATATCTATAAATACTCGTTAATTAACTGGATCCTGTATCTGATAGACTTAACCTACACTATGGACAAACTCGTGAGTTTCCACATCCCATTATGCTTTGTCTTCCAttacaaatatttattattattattattattattattattattattattatttgatacatccactttgtttaattttatatACGAATGATATAGCATCATAATTCACttgtaaatataaaattatgCGCTATTAATAACTTGGCTAAATTCTCTAGACATTATGTGAATCATAGGGAAGAGAATTGGATATATAGGAACAGGTTTCATATTAATATATgaaaaagaaacatagaaaattaCAAGATATATATGGACTAGCAGTGGCATTGGCTTATACCATCAAATTGTATATATAACATTTTGATAAACTATATAAGCCATTGAAATATGATGAACTAGAAAAAGAGAAAATaccttaaaaagaaaaacaaaaaccatTAAACCATATCATCCCAGACAGTTGCTAATTGCAAAAGGACCCCTTATCCTTGTTCCAATTATATAGTACTTgctgcaaaaaaagaaaaaagaaaaagaaaagaaaagaataggaAATGTCTCCTTTAGCATCAAGCCAAAAAAAGAAAATTGAGATTAAAAATGTCCCAAGAAAAGAAAGCAGCAGCTAGCTAGAAAGATAATATCCAAAGTACATAACAGTTTGATGACTGGTTTGAGTATATACCTTTTGTAGAAACAAAATTTGGACCTAAATTTATGAAACTGCATGGACTAATtagattaaatttgaatttatttattatttttttactacATGTTAATAGGATCTTTCTTTTGTtgccatcattttcttttttgtaCTATTCATTTCCAGTTACCTCTGCTTCCTAGTAACTGATCATCATTCATTACCATTTCAAACTGTCCCCTAAAGACCAATTCGAAGGGTACCCACTTTCCAAAGCAGACTAACCTAGTTTTCAAATGACCAAAGCAAAACATACAGAGATTGTACAAGCTCAAATATGGGAAAAAAAGCATAAAATTAAACAAGTTAGAAAAGGGAAAACTCACTTGCAGCAGTGGCATCAGCAAGTGTGGGTGGTGTAGGAGCTGATGATTGTTGTTGTGGTGATGATGGGACAGGTACCTTCAGCTTAGGCCTCTTCCTTTTCTTCTCATAGCTAACACCTCTAGCTTTGGCCTGGAAATCCCTGACTTCCCTCAAGTAAATCCTCACAGCTCTAGCTCCAAAAGGGTTCCCTTCAGACCTACCCCCATGCTCCTCATAGGCAGCCCTGAGTCGGCCAATGAGTGCATCCAGGCTACCCCAAGCTTGTCTAAGAGGACAAGGACAAGGAGCAGGAGGGTTAGGGAGACCATAGAAAGGGCAAGTCTGGTTGTGAACTTTGGTCTTCCCAAATTGATCCAGGTACCTAAGGAACTCAAGGACATGGACACCACTACACATTGAAAGTGAGAGTGGAGGCCTATGGTTTCGCAGGTATTGGCAAAAAGTGTTCCAATCCCTACGCTTCTGGTTCTCATACCGGCTTGGAGTGGTCGATGGAGGTGGAGTCATGGTTGTACTGCTAGAATTAGGCGTTGCAGTTGCACTACTATTACTACTGCTACTAATGATGTTGTTATTGTTGGTAGCCATAGTTGCTATGGTGCTTGAGCTTACTATCCGACTTGGATAGTCATTTGGGTTGTTTTGTGGGGAAACCAAGTCCATTATCAGTTTCTTTCTTGGGTATGAAAAGATCTTGGAAGCTACTGCTTTTCGTGCCGATGATGTTATCTTAGCTTCTTGTTTTGATGCTCTTTGTAGGGTTTCACTTCACTCTTCTATGTTTTTCTTGAAAGATCGGGGGATAATAAGAAAAGTGATGAACAACGTTCACTTGCAAGCATATAGGTGACAAGAATAACTCAAGAAATGATGATGAAATGCAAGATACATGGCTTCCATGAGAAttgataagaaaaaaaaaacccagaaaaaAGGGTGTCCTAAGATCTTTTTTTCTAGGAGAGAAAATCTGGTAAAATTGAATTGGAAACAAAGAGATGATAGCTTTGGGGTTTGAAATTAATCACACAAACAAAAATACACATAAACCAGCAAGCACAGAGGAGTCAGCAAGAAATTCTTGAAAGACTGCAGTTAACTGGTGTATGAACTATGAAAAAGTATGCTTAAAGATagggaaaaaaagagaaaaagaaatcaGAGATGATCACTCAGATTCTCTTTTGATTTCACAGAAAAAGGGCAAGCAAACTGAAGTTAAAACACTATTGATAAAGTAAGAGAGAGAGGGGTTTTGaaataaagagagtaagagaATGAGGGAAAATGAGTGACACAACTCTCCTTGTCCAATGGCTTAAGAGAtgagaaagaaagagagaacTGTGAAGAGTTCTCAGACATTGATAGGCCTCTCTGGCTGGTTAATAAGTAGTCGAgagttaaaaaaaagaaaaaaaggaaactaTGTAGCAAAAAATAGGACAAAGTTTGGCAGTgatatgttgagttgatggtgACCCAAGGCCTGTACCCAAATATTTCAGGCTTTCATTTTCAGTTCATAAAACTTCAAACTCTCCTTCTTAAGCGCGTGTAATCCCAACAAATGTAATGATGGTAAAGAACTAAagattttcaaaatttcagcctCTAATCAATTCAAACTACACTCAAGATCAATCgttaatttattaatatgtttatattttaatcaattaatttaaaaattataaaataattattatttaatttttttaaattattaaattgttaaactttttttaattttacttagCGAGTTTTACATAATGATTTGACATGTCTAAAAAAAgtaatataattacatattttaaaatctttattaatttttataaatttattttatacctATGCATCAataattttatggttttatttttacAGTTTATAAGAAATTAAAGGTTTGTCATTCACAGTTCATTCACATATCACTACAAGCATGATACTATGAGGATGACTACCGACAAATATGGTTGCATTGAGGTCAGTGATTTTACCAAATTTTGATTTAGAAGAAATTTTTATCATGAGAAAATGTATGTCAAATTTATTGTTTTACTTATTTTGCGTGAATTAGATTCAATGATTaagttatattaatattaaaagaaTGATTGTCTCATGGATTATTTGATAGAAATAAAATGCTAGTTTATCACATGCATAATTGTTATtggtataaaattataatatacatTATATATCATGCAAAAAAGATGGATGAATGCATGGAATGCACGGTTGGGAAAAGATCTATTAATGAATCAAAACAATACTTTTGCTTTGAATGGTGATGACATTGTTCAAATATTAGTTGAAGAGACTTATATTTTATAGAAACATTATGACCATTTGAGAGAGCCTTCTTAAACTAAGAAGTTGTGTTATTGAATCTAATAGTTACTTTCAAAATGTTGGGTTGAAATGATTTCTTGAAACCAAAAAGTGCATCTTGAAAAGTAATGTCATTTTAAAAAGCCACTTAAGTATctattgatgtattatatataaacAATAAGCTTAGAGAATAGAAATTTAATTCATTCGATCCATTTTGTGTGTGAAACTTTTGGTAAAAAGTACTCTTTCTTTTTCATGTTATATATTTAACTTTAGATATGAAGTTATTTGTTGATTCAAATCATGATATTAGTAAATAACATTTGAAGGTTATTAATGAGACCTTATTTTAAGTGTATTCATTGCTAAAATGAAAGTTTACAGATGATCATATAATATGAAAAATCTTGGTtggtttagaaaataataatcataagctAAATGAAATTTATTTATGGTTGAACATTTTTAGTCTATGTTATAAAGGTTGGACTATAAGTGACTTTGACTAGAAATGAAATAAGTCATATGCAATATGTATGGGTAATTTTTCTAGTCAAAGTAGAATAGTGGAAATCATTAGTTGATATCACAAAATTACTATCCTGGTATGAAATCTTCTAGTGAGAATGTGAACATGATGATCATATATTTGAAATCAAGATCCTACTGTGCATATTTATGATAGTGCACATGATTTTTATATATGGGTTGGAGAtgtagtaaaattttaaattaactttGAAAGCCATGAATAAAAAAATCTCATATGGAAATATCAATACGAATGTTATTAACCAATTTAGGTGATGCCATGATTTTGATCATAGTCAGGAAATGACTAATAATATCCATGATAAAGGGTGTATAAATGTATAATGTTATAGTTTAAGGATTGGATGATTAACAGTCCTCTAATAtgactaaattctaaaaatatatgaAGCACCCTTGTATGTGTATGATTTGTTGAGAAAAAAATAATGTAATTTAAGTATGCATACGTGACAAGTTTTAAAGGTCATCTATTGACAATGAAAAGAAGCTatgaaaaataacaaatatgTTGTATTGTTTCACCAAGGGATTTGAGGCCTCTTTACAACAATTTGCTTGGTGAAAAAGACATGATGTATGACTTCATATATTTAGTGGTTGTGAAATTAATTTATTGGATAAGAAGAAATAAATAAAGTAGACAAATATAAGACCatcattataaataaataaaaaaagatcAATTGATCACTATAATTTGATAATAGTAGAAATGATATCCTTGATAACATTCTTTAAGAGAAAGAAATGGTAATTAAACATGGCGGGGATGTTGGTATTGTGTGTTGAAAAACTTGATTAAGAAACAATGATTTTAGGTACAatagaagtttaaaattttttcttaaacCGAGCTGTTGTGTTATTTATAGTCATAAGCTCTAACCAAAATATACATGTGCTTTGTACAAGAGAGACTAAAGTCGATCTTGCCTGTTAATCGAACGCCCTTCTCCGCTATCCTTGAACCACAAATTGCCTCAAGTGTGAGCTCGAACAATAtgaactaaatcataaaatgaaaacttttatTTACTTTTAGTAGGAAAGCAAATTATCTTTATAATCAGTAACTGTATGTTTTttccaaaaaataaaattcattgaTAACATGTTAATTTGCACGACATTTTGTGTTTAATTCGGTTTATTTCTGAATTGATTCCTGCTAAATTAAGTGcttttatgttttaatcttgtcagggatgcaattgggATGCTTAGAGACAAAAACAAgcagaaaaggaccaaattgaaacacaATCAATGGAATGAGGCCGAATTAGAAATATGGAGAAAGCCAAGGACTCATCAGATTTTTTGACTttataaaagccaaaaatagaaaaaagaatcctattttatttatttatttattttatgttaaagTGGTTAAGGCTAAAATTAGTAAAttccatgtatataaatagggcccTAATGTGCTTAGGAAAGACACATGTAATTCTACATTCTGATTTCAATTAGGAATTGAAtagaattattttcttttttctttcaatttgggCGTGAGTATTCTGTTGTTCCATTTACATTTCTTGTTCTTTCAAAATTGGTCTAATTGCTTTCCAAGTACTTTTCCTTCCCAACTTCCACCATATTTCATACAAATCCAATCACCTTCCACAACCTACAAGCATGATTAAATCCATGCTACACTAAATTTTATCTTAGCTTTAGGTTGGTGTTCTTTCCGGTTAAGAATCGTGAGATATGTATCCATACCAAAAATCTTTCCAACTGGTATTTACatttttcctaagtatcgggattgaaaactcatcccttaaagttaactCGATTTCAAGTCAAAAAGTGCATATTGGGTTGGAGTCGTGCTTGCTGATAGTTGGAGGAATGAGTCGACCGTGCTATATTCAGATCTCTGAGGACAAATCAAGGAAGAAATGATCAAGTTTAAATGACCCACGTGGCTGAGGCCATTAATTCGAGTTAGGTTCTTCAGAGCGCAAGGCTGTCGAAATTTTGAATCGGGAACACGTGTATCTCggttagataatcggtaagggtTAGCTTGCAAGTCGTACCGGGACCAACTAtgagaggaagaattggtggttaggacgttcttaactgttataaccagcttatcgtttggaggagaagattaattttcgaggatcgatttTTAGTCAGAAATCTACCGAGTCTAGGGCTAAGGCTTATTATCTCTGTTTacaaaaatttgaatttatttcccgatctaaatttatttataatattaattaattgtttatttaCACTGATTCGATTATTTACTTTCTAAACATTTTCAAAACCCCCagatttatttgttattttttttgCAGGTCCATTTGGAGTTGCGGGCACGACCTTTGCCACGACCTTCGACACAACAAACGTTCTGTTCACAAGATAAACGCATAAGTTGATTATAACATCCAATCCCTatggactcgaccctactaccactctttactactatttagagtttttttgtaggaattatttttggtggtttcgacgcccatcatttattcttaaaaataaatttcCATTACTTTCTGGCAGAATAACAACTCATGATAAGGTGTAAATTTCATATCACATAGTTCCTATTTAGAGAGGAATGGTAAAAAAAGTTCTATTTGAATAAGTCCTAATTGAATAATGTTAGAGTTGACTGACTTGAAtccttgttaaaataaaatataatggtaaagtaaaataaaagtaaaatccatgtagaactatacttattttattttacattgatTAGAATAATGTTTTTCAACCTTACTACATTTCATCTAGTTAACATTGATTAAAATATGGTTgtttcaacctataaatagatatagtctaaacttctcctctgcccgttgttttttcctgaaagggtttccacataaaatttgtgttcttatttttctttctttctttcttttttgcgaTCGTTCTATATTGTCATTGCCGACGTTCAAATTTTACAAACTGGTATAAAGAGCTTTTCGGGTTACTTATCTTGATCACGGTATGGCAACAATAAAGTATGATATTCTGTTGTTGGATTGCAACACCAAATTCACGTTGTGGCAGGTAAAGATGAAGACAATTCTTGCGCAAATGG
This is a stretch of genomic DNA from Gossypium arboreum isolate Shixiya-1 chromosome 11, ASM2569848v2, whole genome shotgun sequence. It encodes these proteins:
- the LOC108472795 gene encoding protein LIGHT-DEPENDENT SHORT HYPOCOTYLS 1 — protein: MDLVSPQNNPNDYPSRIVSSSTIATMATNNNNIISSSSNSSATATPNSSSTTMTPPPSTTPSRYENQKRRDWNTFCQYLRNHRPPLSLSMCSGVHVLEFLRYLDQFGKTKVHNQTCPFYGLPNPPAPCPCPLRQAWGSLDALIGRLRAAYEEHGGRSEGNPFGARAVRIYLREVRDFQAKARGVSYEKKRKRPKLKVPVPSSPQQQSSAPTPPTLADATAATSTI